The following coding sequences are from one Arachis hypogaea cultivar Tifrunner chromosome 7, arahy.Tifrunner.gnm2.J5K5, whole genome shotgun sequence window:
- the LOC112702040 gene encoding glycerol-3-phosphate acyltransferase 1, translating to MVFPMVLLRLLDWVLYQLLANSFYRAARKMKSYWFNFEYNIISSKPQHLQQPCLSFPSVTKCDLEALRASQPTLAFCDVHKVLLNTHSFFPFFMLVAFEGGSILRALLLLLSCPLLLILNHDMNLKLMTFITFCGLRIKDMECVSRAVLPKFYLENLNLHAYEVMASSSSKVVFTSVPRVMVEGFLKEYLSVCNVIGTELQTFGTYFTGFVSDSGLLVKHRALKEYFGDRKPDIGIGSSSFDDHIFMSLCKEGYVVNNPSPMLGREKYPKPLIFHDGRLAFLPTPSATLLMFMWLPIGILLAIYRILVGILLPYKWAMILGVWSGINLNVKGIMRSQSSEQKKGVLYVCTHRTLLDPVFLSTCLAKPLTAVTYSLSKVSEFIAPIRTVRLTRDRKQDAQTMQKLLSEGDLVVCPEGTTCREPYLLRFSSLFAELADEIVPVAMNAHVSMFYGTTAAGLKCLDPIFFFMNPRPCYHIHILGKVPKELTCAGGRSSCEVANYIQSQLALALGFQCTTLTRRDKYLMLAGNEGIVNQEHNTNNNKGETSRQLRCREVNS from the exons atggtGTTTCCAATGGTGCTTCTTAGGCTTCTTGATTGGGTTTTGTACCAACTTCTTGCTAACTCTTTCTATAGAgcagcaaggaaaatgaagagttATTGGTTCAATTTTGAGTACAACATCATCTCATCAAAACCACAACATCTTCAACAACCTTGTTTGTCTTTTCCAAGTGTCACAAAATGTGACTTAGAGGCTCTTAGAGCTTCACAACCAACACTTGCTTTTTGCGACGTTCACAAAGTGTTGCTAAATACACActccttcttccctttcttcatgCTTGTTGCCTTTGAAGGTGGCAGCATTTTAAGGGCACTTCTCTTGCTTCTCTCTTGTCCTCTCCTCCTCATTTTGAACCATGACATGAACCTTAAACTCATGACCTTCATCACATTCTGTGGCCTGAGAATCAAGGACATGGAATGTGTCTCAAGGGCAGTGCTGCCTAAATTCTATTTGGAGAATCTCAACCTTCATGCTTATGAGGTTATGGCTTCATCAAGTTCCAAAGTTGTGTTCACAAGTGTTCCTAGAGTCATGGTTGAAGGGTTTCTGAAGGAGTATTTGAGTGTTTGTAATGTTATAGGCACAGAGTTGCAAACTTTTGGTACCTACTTCACTGGCTTTGTCTCTGATTCTGGCTTGCTTGTGAAGCATAGAGCACTCAAAGAGTATTTTGGTGACAGAAAACCAGATATTGGTATTGGAAGCTCAAGTTTTGATGATCATATTTTCATGTCACTTTGCAAG GAAGGTTATGTGGTGAACAATCCAAGCCCAATGTTGGGAAGGGAAAAATATCCAAAGCCCTTAATCTTCCATGATGGAAGGTTGGCATTCTTGCCAACCCCATCAGCAACATTATTGATGTTCATGTGGCTCCCAATTGGGATTCTTCTGGCCATATATAgaatccttgttgggatcttgcTTCCATACAAATGGGCAATGATACTTGGAGTTTGGAGTGGCATAAACCTGAATGTGAAAGGAATAATGAGGTCTCAAAGTTCAGAACAGAAGAAAGGGGTTCTGTATGTTTGCACACATAGGACACTTCTTGATCCTGTTTTCTTAAGCACTTGTTTGGCTAAGCCTTTGACTGCAGTCACATATAGCTTGAGTAAGGTGTCAGAGTTCATAGCTCCAATTAGGACTGTCAGACTCACAAGGGATAGAAAACAAGATGCTCAAACCATGCAAAAGTTGCTAAGTGAAG GTGACTTGGTAGTATGTCCAGAAGGAACAACTTGTAGGGAGCCATACCTATTAAGATTCAGCTCATTGTTTGCTGAGTTGGCTGATGAAATAGTTCCTGTGGCTATGAATGCTCATGTCAGCATGTTCTATGGGACCACAGCAGCAGGCTTGAAGTGTTTGGaccccatcttcttcttcatgaatcCTCGGCCATGTTACCACATTCACATCCTTGGGAAGGTTCCTAAGGAGCTTACATGTGCTGGAGGCAGGTCCAGTTGTGAGGTGGCTAACTATATTCAGAGCCAATTGGCTCTTGCTTTGGGATTTCAGTGCACTACTCTCACTCGGAGGGATAAGTACTTGATGCTTGCAGGGAATGAAGGCATTGTCAATCAAGAACATAACACCAACAATAATAAGGGAGAAACTTCACGACAACTTCGCTGTcgtgaagttaatagttga
- the LOC112702039 gene encoding ribose-phosphate pyrophosphokinase 4, whose product MAIEKGKVPTPIPNSKKPVNLFYSLDCEDLALKVAARCDHIILQNIKWRSFADGFPNIYINNAEELRGQHVAFLASFSSPAHVFEQLSVIYALPRLFVASFTLVLPFFPTGSFERMEEEGDVATAFTLARMLSNIPISRGGPTSLVIYDIHALQERFYFGDEVLPLFETGIPLLKQRLSQLPDANNVVIAFPDDGAWKRFHKQFDNFSVVVCNKVREGDKRIVRVKEGNATGHHVVIVDDLVQSGSTLIECQKVLAAHGAAKVSAYVTHGVFPNQSWDRFLHKNESLEKAFTHFWITDSCPLTVKAIGNKAPFEVLSLAGSIANALQI is encoded by the exons ATGGCAATAGAGAAAGGGAAAGTTCCCACACCCATTCCAAACTCAAAGAAGCCTGTCAATCTCTTCTACTCACTTGACTGTGAAGACCTTGCTCTCAAGGTTGCTGCTCGCTGTGATCACATCATTCTCCAGAATATCAAATGGAG GTCTTTTGCGGATGGATTTccaaacatatatataaacaATGCAGAAGAGCTGAGAGGTCAGCATGTTGCTTTCTTGGCATCTTTCAGCTCTCCTGCACATGTCTTTGAGCAGCTTTCTGTCATATATGCGCTCCCTCGTCTGTTTGTTGCTTCCTTCACATTGGTGTTGCCGTTCTTTCCAACCGGTTCCTTCGAGCGCATGGAGGAAGAAGGTGATGTGGCAACTGCCTTCACCCTTGCAAGGATGTTGTCAAACATCCCAATTTCCAGAGGTGGCCCAACCAGTTTGGTCATATATGATATTCATGCTTTGCAG GAGAGGTTTTATTTTGGGGATGAGGTTCTGCCCTTGTTTGAGACTGGTATTCCTCTCTTAAAGCAACGACTGAGTCAGCTTCCGGATGCTAATAAT GTTGTTATAGCATTTCCAGATGATGGTGCTTGGAAGCGATTCCACAAGCAGTTCGATAATTTTTCAGTG GTGGTATGTAACAAGGTTCGTGAGGGCGACAAGAGGATAGTTCGGGTCAAGGAAGGCAATGCAACTGGTCATCATGTTGTCATTGTTGATGATTTGGTCCAATCCGGCAGCACTCTGATTGAATGTCAG AAAGTTTTGGCAGCTCATGGTGCAGCAAAGGTGAGTGCCTATGTCACCCATGGCGTATTTCCTAACCAATCGTGGGACCGGTTCCTCCATAAAAACG aaagcttggagaaagccTTTACCCACTTCTGGATCACAGATTCTTGCCCCCTTACTGTGAAAGCTATAGGAAACAAAGCTCCTTTTGAAGTGTTGAGTTTAGCTGGCTCCATTGCTAATGCTCTACAAATTTGA